The genome window GGCCTGCGCCCGATGCATCGTGGCCAGGATCTGCGCGGCCAGCTCCGACGGCGCCATCGAGCGGACCTTGTCGGTGAACTCCAGGTCCGTCACGCTGCCGTCGGCGCGCACGGTGACCTTGATCCGGCCGTCCGGGCTCGCGGCGGTCAGCCGCAGCCGCTCGGTCTGCTCCTGCACCGCCTGGTAGCGCTCGGCCTTCTCGGCGAAGCCCTGCGCCCACTCCTGGATGCGCCGCTGCGCCTCCTCGGGGTCCGCGCCGATCGCGGCGAACCCACCTCGGCTCTCGCCGGGCATTGCTCAACCTCCTCCTACCGCGGCCGAACCGCGCTCAGGCCTGATCGTGGGCCTTCAGCAGCGGATCGAACGACACGGCGTTGCCGTCGTCGGTGTCCAGGTACTGCTTCGCCGTGCTGCGGATGTTGTCCGCCGTCGCGCTGACGCCCTCGCTGGCGGCCTTCAGCGCGTCCATCCCCTTCTGCTCCATCGGGTTGACGATCGGAGGCAGGAACGAGCACAGCAGGCCATAGGCCTCGTCGGACATGCTCACCGTCTCGGCCGCCGAGATCGCGGTCTTCAACCGGTCGGTCAACCCGTCCAGATG of Saccharopolyspora erythraea contains these proteins:
- a CDS encoding type VII secretion target is translated as MTFEVTAEELTAHGSHLDGLTDRLKTAISAAETVSMSDEAYGLLCSFLPPIVNPMEQKGMDALKAASEGVSATADNIRSTAKQYLDTDDGNAVSFDPLLKAHDQA